In Pangasianodon hypophthalmus isolate fPanHyp1 chromosome 29, fPanHyp1.pri, whole genome shotgun sequence, one genomic interval encodes:
- the LOC113534313 gene encoding sphingosine kinase 1, whose protein sequence is MDGAEELRAEFTDAATGRLRFSVTLTDSCLSVRKIGGSPVWQHGHEHALELGLGDCVGCRACRSEDEADTAAYLSAYFYPARRSWTGAPAGRQRVEHRFRVLTGEDARANLEEAERWARAVRHRASQRVQGLRDGVEFSRVCVSRSVMVLVNPQSGRGQAMSLYTGPVLSMLTEANISHTLITTEHQNHARELVRNADLSQWSAIVILSGDGLLFEVINGLMEREDWDEAIRTPLGILPGGSGNALAASVHHYTQAGPALGEDLLLSCCFLLCKGLVCPLDIVSVCLSSGPRLFSFLSLAWGFVADVDIESEKFRNVGAMRFLVGTLLRLASLRTYQGRLAFLPAREDSKSSSISSSPASHPRSLFCPSVQCISHMQRQNSNQHECTSENTRHNSNGDDFLLSKNESKDGRLPDNRLSPIGDPVPTDWTIEKEQDFVLVLATCHSHLAEELMVSPDAQPDDGHLHLLYITAGISRPALLRLFLAMEKGTHLTCECPHLIYRRVRALRLEPITKPGVITVDGEQVEYGPIQAQVHKGCARIICG, encoded by the exons ATGGACGGAGCTGAGGAGCTGCGCGCGGAGTTCACCGACGCCGCGACCGGGAGACTCAGATTCTCCGTGACCTTAACGGACAGCTGCCTCTCGGTGCGCAAGATCGGCGGGTCGCCCGTGTGGCAGCACGGACACGAGCACGCGCTCGAGCTCGGCCTCGGTGACTGTGTGGGATGCCGCGCGTGCCGGAGTGAGGACGAGGCGGACACGGCGGCGTATCTCTCCGCTTATTTCTACCCGGCGCGGCGCAGTTGGACCGGAGCTCCCGCCGGCCGCCAAAGGGTGGAGCACCGATTCCGGGTCCTCACCGGGGAGGACGCTCGAGCCAACCTGGAGGAGGCGGAGAGGTGGGCGCGCGCTGTCAGACACCGCGCATCACAGCGCGTGCAGGGTCTCAGAGACG GTGTTGAGTTCAGTCGAGTGTGTGTCAGCCGGagtgtgatggtgttggtgaATCCTCAGAGTGGACGAGGCCAGGCGATGTCTCTCTACACTGGCCCTGTACTGAGCATGCTCACTGAGGCAaacatctctcacacactcatcaccacag AGCATCAGAACCATGCACGTGAGTTGGTAAGAAATGCTGACCTGTCACAGTGGAGCGCCATTGTCATCCTCTCAGGGGACGGTCTTCTGTTTGAG GTGATCAATGGTTTGATGGAGAGGGAGGACTGGGATGAAGCGATCCGCACTCCACTTGGCATTCTCCCTGGAGGATCTGGCAACGCACTGGCAGCATCAGTGCACCATTACACACA AGCTGGCCCTGCACTGGGTGAAGACTTGCTGCTAAGCTGTTGTTTCCTGCTCTGTAAAGGTCTGGTGTGTCCTCTGGACAtcgtctctgtgtgtctctcctcCGGGCCccgtcttttttctttcctgtcgCTTGCCTGGGGCTTCGTGGCCGACGTGGACATTGAGAGCGAAAAGTTTCGCAATGTCGGTGCCATGCGCTTCCTCGTGGGCACTCTTCTGCGCCTGGCATCTTTACGCACCTACCAGGGCAGGCTGGCATTCCTGCCCGCAAGAGAGGACTCCAAATCGTCATCGATTTCCTCTTCTCCTGCTTCACATCCTCGTTCCCTTTTTTGTCCCTCTGTTCAGTGTATATCACACATGCAGCGGCAGAACAGCAATCAGCATGAATGCACAAGTGAAAATACACGCCATAACTCTAATGGTGATGATTTCTTACTCTCCAAAAATGAGTCAAAGGATGGCAGACTACCTGACAACCGCTTGAGCCCTATTGGAGATCCCGTGCCAACAGATTGGACCATAGAAAAAGAGCAAGACTTTGTTCTGGTTCTGGCGACCTGCCACTCTCACCTGGCAGAGGAGCTGATGGTGTCACCGGATGCACAGCCTGACGATGGGCACCTTCACCTGCTCTATATAACAGCAGGAATATCACGACCAGCCTTGCTTCGACTCTTCCTGGCCATGGAGAAGGGGACGCACCTCACATGCGAGTGCCCACATCTGATTTACCGGCGTGTCCGAGCACTGAGGCTTGAGCCAATCACGAAGCCTGGAGTCATTACTGTGGATGGGGAGCAGGTGGAGTACGGGCCAATTCAAGCTCAAGTGCACAAGGGATGTGCCAGGATCATATGTGGATGA
- the evplb gene encoding envoplakin: protein MFKKKDSSQGQTTDLTVLVSRLQDYSDQVEKNILRAEELLDEDTKNGNHSLPLTRRIETANNLAEAETLLKQLFMDVDKVKKLLHPQAAEIEQDVSHLHDLWSNHCRRYRDLYKQGLELDLSPQFNWAQLLAAKQRQIQREEYGPNLSDVEKQIATHNILHKEIEAYRSQLDSEELNQYTRLMEDSLRRKSYLSSLYDYILRCNKEVSYLTEQQDHIRKTDWSDLIRDAAGLRSESERLKNNGILTHKSEVLKLQDEAEDLVNTNHPGSQAIKKHNAEVQKEWQRFLHLCNCQETHLSNVEIYKKFQLDAETVSESLKRINSTMEPSLLSNMSNSQILMQLEGEERAVQRNERRLAELKELCTKVPPLPLRRAQYGNFPVVALCDWKTDKGSVNRGDKYTMVFSPKEESWEVKNSLGETKVIPGVCFVIPPPDTEAVERVESLERDFAGLKRRRESLLASVKTPSMEVVKVVQRVSVSSAPEDSRPSALSNRLDRLITDLLQLEKEVLGRLRAPLSRADHTGDLVARIRDHERAITTLRKLEAEKASIQREIEPLIFSKSLGPNTVSYPPKLSTATNKIEDLNALTELYGKKANAVMSLENQIKNIGMALIELEEQLARDTVILDKHGAIQDHIHMLENIDNDVEAKKEDIQKLNKDLELTEQLCGHLQKSFHEYCPDIHRQETEVRNLRNRYANISNQLQQRLTLMQEVTNKYQSFKSTVRSLNTFLNDLPSNKILSEDTMTQITAKQNSQKWVVEELKRKSDDIDRILFLSHELQTILKEYEAITYRYRNTIVNDETDMKKWHSLTFAEAIQNKERSVVKRYHELLAENIQLLDQMRLAKNIINKNEVIVSRVTVYQHRELEEVENLKKELADEISRRIHAENEMDSFRTRLLSLKNRRGVERVEEKETVHYYRNPKLEADLEIMKKKIDEEVLKHSVTHTEIEIVNKKIIAVEHEISNIKPKLVTKVMTEYARDPLLEKEAAFIREEMRKLREEIRIRETEIVQRTTEITVLEKKTPIIKERVIKKEVIKVEKDPEMLKAVIKFKEEISDIGLRSKSLSEEIFHLRSQINKLEIMIPTIQPQIVTKEVKKVEQDPELIKESKILRTSLEEIRQEISILKKELSTLHVRYSHVETVKQRIEVREIINEVYRVDPETEAEIRRLRKEIQEWVTKRTEIENKRTVVIVDLNTLRSQKPRVEVKETVREIIKEERSPEIIHEITRLNELLTRLRATYQATFDKLTILHKQRDELKVEKSRIQIQVVTNEVIRYEKDPLLEKEAERLRKEVHEEHQICRIAEENLFDLRQKYVMLEKQKVEEKIIYQEIVLLKKDPNQIIEHERLKKRLDEESKSRRELEAEVRKWRAIVLEKEKSVTQTDIRQKKILVETELRQIRSQILEFENAPPPEEKVIIEEVIQVERDAKMDKIINDLRIAIEEENTKVVAMERDIQNLKLRIDVLTKEKSVERTVYKEVIRFEKDQTVEAERDRLRAQLTQLRSARRNQEEEIQRINIKVTRIQTSVTNFSKEETTLTTNRDALLKERDGLLRELKRLETERQDITITFQHETKVLSERTQIYKQKFLRLESEIQSLEKDIFAEKERIQQRETMIIELQETLKKEDHSETHTSETTKSTKITILDPETGKEMSAYDAYMQGLIDRNQYIHLQTLECSWEEVTSSGPNGETIILQDRKSGKTFSIQEALTEGRLTQYDLQQYKEGKIPISEFALKVAGEKGISSVTLPVKPTSTSTSVINSYSSLTRKSSLSSSSSNLNTITNVDETFPISGILDTTTKSRMSVRSAMTRKLIDPDTAQKLLEAQAATGGIVDINKKERYSVHKAAERGLIESGQIQKLITAQKAFTGVEDPVTKERLSAGEAAQKGWIPNENARRYMEAQLLTGGLVNPNKAGRISLQNAINANLIDQKTAREIEDDDKMLKDLINPITKSKMTYKEAMALCKKDPSTGLLLLPAASTDSTDSSSFSSYKVSSTIIY from the exons ATGTTTAAGAAGAAGGACAGCAGCCA gggccAGACCACTGACCTGACTGTGCTGGTCAGTCGCCTGCAGGACTATTCAGACCAGGTGGAGAAAAACATACTGCGTGCTGAGGAGCTGCTGGATGag gacaCAAAGAATGGGAATCATAGCCTTCCTCTGACTCGGCGGATCGAGACGGCGAACAATCTGGCCGAGGCAGAGACATTGCTGAAGCAGCTGTTCATGGATGTGGACAAAGTGAAGAAACTGCTGCACCCACAAGCTGCCGAGATTGAACAGGA tgttAGTCATCTACATGACCTCTGGTCCAACCACTGCAGGAGGTATCGTGATCTGTACAAGCAAGGTCTGGAGCTTGATCTCTCTCCGCAGTTCAACTGGGCTCAGCTGCTTGCTGCCAAACAG AGGCAGATCCAGAGGGAGGAATACGGCCCAAACCTGTCTGATGTGGAAAAACAGATAGCAACCCACAACATCCTGCATAAAGAGATTGAAGCATACCGCTCTCAGCTGGACTCAGAG GAGCTGAATCAGTACACACGCCTCATG GAGGATTCACTGAGACGTAAGAGCTATCTGTCCTCTCTGTATGACTACATCCTGCGCTGTAATAAAGAGGTCAGCTATCTGACCGAGCAGCAGGACCACATCCGCAAAACCGACTGGAGTGACCTGATCAGAGATGCGGCTGGATTGCGCTCCGAATCTGAG AGGTTGAAGAACAATGGCATTTTGACCCATAAGAGTGAAGTGCTCAAGCTGCAGGATGAAGCAGAAGATCTGGTGAACACAAACCATCCTGGATCCCAGGCTATTAAG AAACATAATGCTGAAGTACAGAAGGAGTGGCAGCGATTCCTCCACCTCTGCAACTGCCAGGAGACACATCTGAGCAATGTGGAGATTTACAAAAAG TTCCAGCTGGATGCTGAGACGGTCTCCGAGTCTCTGAAGAGAATCAACAGTACCATGGAGCCATCACTGCTGTCCAACATGAGCAACTCACAGATCCTGATGCAGCTTGAG ggagaggagagagcggTTCAGAGGAATGAGCGCAGACTGGCCGAGCTGAAAGAGCTTTGCACTAAAGTCCCCCCTCTGCCACTGCGCAGGGCCCAGTATGGCAACTTTCCTGTGGTGGCCTTGTGTGACTGGAAAACTGACAAG GGATCAGTGAATCGAGGGGATAAATACACTATGGTGTTCAGCCCGAAGGAAGAATCATGGGAGGTGAAGAACAGCCTTGGAGAGACAAAGGTTATTCCTGGAGTATGCTTCGTCATTCCTCCTCCTGACACAGAGGCAGTTGAACGAGTTGAGAG ccTGGAACGGGATTTTGCTGGgctgaagaggaggagagaatcTCTGCTGGCCTCTGTAAAGACCCCAAGTATGGAGGTAGTTAAGGTCGTTCAAAGAG TGAGTGTGTCAAGTGCTCCTGAGGACTCTCGCCCTAGTGCTCTGTCTAACCGTCTGGACCGGCTCATCACTGATCTCCTTCAGCTGGAGAAAGAGGTTCTTGGCAGATTACGAGCTCCATTGTCTCGAGCTGATCACACTGGAGACCTTGTAGCCCGAATCCGAGACCATGAG AGGGCTATCACGACTCTGAGAAAGCTGGAAGCAGAAAAGGCATCAATTCAGAGGGAAATTGAGCCTCTTATATTCAGTAAATCTCTGGGCCCCAACACAGTGTCCTACCCTCCTAAACTCAGCACTGCAACAAACAAGATTGAAGACCTCAACGCCCTCACCGAGCTCTATGGCAAAAA GGCCAATGCTGTTATGTCTTTGGAGAACCAAATTAAGAATATAGGCATGGCTCTGATAGAGCTTGAGGAACAACTGGCCAGGGACACGGTCATCCTCGACAAGCATGGAGCCATTCAGGACCACATTCATATGCTAGAG AACATTGACAATGATGTTGAAGCCAAGAAGGAAGACATCCAGAAACTGAATAAGGACCTTGAGCTTACTGAGCAGCTATGTGGTCATCTGCAGAAGAGTTTCCATGAGTACTGCCCTGACATTCACCGACAGGAAACAGAGGTTAGAAACCTCAGGAACCGTTATGCTAACATCAGCAACCAGCTACAGCAGAG ACTGACACTGATGCAGGAGGTGACTAATAAGTACCAAAGTTTTAAGAGCACTGTCCGTTCCCTCAACACTTTCCTGAATGACTTGCCCAGCAACAAAATACTTTCTGAGGACACCATGACTCAAATCACTGCCAAGCAGAACTCGCAGAAG TGGGTCGTTGAGGAACTGAAGAGAAAATCTGATGATATTGACCGAATTTTGTTCCTCTCTCATGAGCTGCAGACCATCCTTAaa GAATATGAGGCCATTACCTATAGGTACCGCAACACTATAGTCAATGATGAGACTGATATGAAAAAATGGCACTCTCTCACTTTTGCTGAAGCTATCCAGAATAAG GAAAGAAGTGTTGTGAAACGATACCATGAATTGTTGGCAGAGAACATCCAACTTCTTGACCAAATGCGACTGGCCAAGAACATCATCAATAAG AATGAAGTAATTGTGAGTCGGGTAACAGTGTACCAGCACAGAGAACTGGAAGAGGTGGAAAACCTAAAGAAGGAGCTGGCAGATGAGATCTCCCGACGTATTcatgctgaaaatgaaatggattCGTTCAGAACTAGGCTGTTGTCACTCAAAAATCGGCGTGGAGTGGAGCGGGTAGAAGAGAAGGAGACTGTGCATTACTACCGTAATCCCAAACTGGAGGCTGACCTagaaataatgaagaaaaagattGATGAAGAGGTCTTGAAACACTCTGTCACTCATACTGAGATTGAAATAGTCAATAAGAAAATCATTGCTGTGGAACATGAAATATCCAACATCAAGCCAAAGCTGGTGACCAAGGTGATGACTGAGTATGCAAGGGATCCTCTGCTGGAAAAGGAGGCAGCATTTATCCGAGAAGAGATGCGAAAGCTAAGAGAGGAAATCAGAATACGGGAAACTGAAATAGTGCAGAGGACCACGGAAATCACTGTCTTGGAGAAAAAGACACCGATAATCAAAGAAAGAGTGATAAAGAAGGAGGTGATAAAAGTGGAGAAAGACCCTGAAATGCTCAAAGCTGTTATTAAGTTCAAGGAGGAAATCTCTGATATAGGCCTCAGATCCAAAAGTTTAAGTGAGGAAATCTTTCACTTAAGAAGCCAGATCAACAAACTGGAAATAATGATTCCCACTATCCAACCTCAGATAGTCACAAAGGAGGTAAAGAAGGTAGAACAAGACCCAGAGCTCATAAAAGAGTCCAAGATTCTTCGTACAAGCCTGGAAGAAATAAGACAAGAAATAAGTATCTTGAAAAAAGAGCTTAGTACCCTACACGTTCGCTATAGCCATGTAGAGACAGTGAAACAAAGGATTGAGGTCAGGGAGATCATCAATGAAGTCTATAGAGTTGACCCTGAAACTGAGGCAGAAATAAGGAGGTTGAGAAAAGAGATTCAGGAATGGGTGACAAAGCGTACTGAAATAGAGAATAAGAGAACCGTGGTGATCGTGGACCTTAATACTTTGCGTTCTCAGAAACCCAGGGTGGAAGTAAAAGAAACTGTACGGGAAATTATAAAAGAAGAGAGAAGTCCAGAAATTATTCATGAGATAACAAGGCTGAATGAACTTCTGACCCGCCTGCGGGCCACTTACCAAGCTACGTTTGACAAGCTGACCATTCTacacaaacagagagatgaGTTGAAGGTAGAGAAGTCCAGGATTCAGATACAAGTTGTTACAAATGAAGTCATCAGATATGAGAAGGATCCTCTTCTGGAGAAAGAGGCCGAACGATTGAGAAAAGAGGTACATGAAGAACATCAGATCTGCCGCATTGCAGAAGAAAACCTCTTTGATCTTCGCCAGAAGTACGTCATGCTGGAGAAACAGAAAGTCGAAGAGAAAATTATATACCAAGAAATTGTACTTCTCAAGAAGGATCCGAACCAGATTATTGAGCATGAACGGTTAAAAAAGAGGCTTGATGAAGAAAGCAAGTCTCGTAGGGAATTAGAGGCTGAAGTGAGGAAATGGAGAGCCATTGTTTTGGAGAAGGAAAAGAGCGTGACTCAGACAGACATTCGGCAAAAGAAAATTCTTGTCGAGACAGAACTTAGGCAAATCAGGTCTCAAATTCTTGAATTTGAGAATGCACCACCCCCTGAGGAGAAGGTCATCATCGAGGAGGTGATACAAGTAGAAAGAGATGCCAAAATGGACAAGATAATTAATGATCTTCGTATTGCGATTGAAGAGGAGAACACCAAGGTTGTTGCCATGGAAAGGGACATTCAAAACCTGAAGCTCAGAATAGATGTCCTTACCAAGGAGAAATCTGTAGAGAGGACGGTCTATAAAGAAGTAATCAGGTTTGAGAAAGACCAAACTGTAGAGGCTGAGAGAGATCGTCTGAGAGCCCAATTAACACAACTCAGGAGTGCAAGACGGAATCAAGAGGAGGAAATCCAACGCATCAACATTAAGGTGACCCGTATTCAAACCTCAGTGACAAATTTCTCCAAAGAGGAGACCACACTTACCACAAATAGGGATGCACTGCTAAAAGAGAGGGATGGGCTTCTTCGGGAGTTGAAGAGATTGGAAACTGAAAGGCAGGACATCACTATAACATTCCAGCATGAGACCAAAGTACTAAGTGAGAGGACtcaaatatacaaacaaaagTTCTTAAGGCTGGAATCTGAGATACAGAGTCTAGAAAAGGACATCTttgctgagaaagaaagaatacaaCAAAGGGAGACCATGATCATCGAACTGCAGGAGACCTTGAAAAAGGAAGATCATTCTGAGACGCACACGAGCGAAACAACAAAATCTACCAAAATCACCATTCTGGATCCAGAAACTGGGAAAGAGATGTCAGCCTACGATGCATATATGCAAGGTCTTATTGACCGGAATCAGTATATCCACCTGCAGACACTTGAATGCAGTTGGGAGGAAGTCACAAGTAGTGGGCCTAATGGTGAGACCATTATTCTACAGGATCGCAAGAGTGGGAAGACATTCTCCATCCAAGAGGCACTGACAGAAGGAAGATTGACCCAATATGATCTTCAGCAGTATAAGGAGGGTAAAATTCCCATCTCAGAGTTTGCTCTAAAAGTTGCAGGAGAAAAGGGTATAAGTTCAGTCACCTTGCCAGTAAAACCCACATCAACCTCAACCTCTGTGATAAACAGCTACAGCTCTTTGACTCGTAAAAGTTCTTTATCCTCAAGCAGTAGCAACTTAAACACCATCACCAATGTAGATGAGACCTTCCCAATCTCTGGTATTTTAGACACCACAACGAAAAGTCGCATGTCTGTGAGAAGTGCCATGACCCGTAAATTGATTGACCCAGACACAGCTCAGAAGCTTCTGGAAGCACAAGCAGCCACAGGAGGGATTGTGGACATCAACAAAAAGGAACGCTACTCAGTCCACAAGGCAGCAGAACGTGGCCTCATTGAATCAGGTCAAATTCAGAAGCTCATCACTGCCCAAAAGGCATTTACAGGTGTTGAGGACCCTGTAACCAAAGAGCGCCTGTCAGCAGGGGAGGCAGCTCAAAAAGGCTGGATCCCAAATGAGAATGCCAGGCGGTACATGGAAGCACAACTTCTCACAGGCGGCCTGGTAAACCCCAACAAAGCTGGTCGAATTAGCTTACAGAATGCCATTAATGCAAATCTGATTGACCAAAAAACAGCTAGAGAGATAGAAGATGATGACAAAATGCTGAAGGATTTGATCAACCCTATTACGAAGTCAAAAATGACATACAAGGAAGCCATGGCACTGTGCAAGAAGGATCCCTCTACTGGGCTCCTCCTGCTCCCAGCAGCATCTACTGATTCAACAGATTCCAGCTCATTCTCCAGCTACAAGGTCTCTTCTACTATAATTTATTAG